A single window of Mycolicibacterium madagascariense DNA harbors:
- a CDS encoding mammalian cell entry protein → MSPRRKVDDTVRDFFTVSATEPKAPRRWGLPVSAVLAFVVAVAAIVGSVFMVVEHTNLDRSEGRDAAALFYVRGFMTDYTSLDPFHANDYADRVLAQGTGEFAKSFKEKMNEIVVQVARAEPTTGVVQEAGVQRWNDNGSADVLVAATVKTTGPDGKTPIESGTRWVVTTIEEGQQWKISQLIQVI, encoded by the coding sequence ATGAGCCCGCGCCGCAAGGTCGACGACACCGTTCGCGACTTCTTCACCGTGTCGGCCACCGAGCCCAAGGCGCCGCGGCGGTGGGGTCTTCCGGTGTCGGCCGTGCTGGCGTTCGTGGTGGCGGTCGCCGCGATCGTGGGCAGCGTGTTCATGGTGGTCGAACACACGAACCTGGACCGCTCGGAGGGCAGGGATGCCGCCGCGCTGTTCTACGTCCGCGGCTTCATGACCGACTACACCTCGCTGGATCCCTTCCACGCCAATGACTATGCCGACCGGGTGCTGGCGCAGGGCACAGGAGAGTTCGCGAAGTCGTTCAAGGAGAAGATGAACGAGATCGTCGTTCAGGTGGCGCGGGCGGAGCCGACGACGGGCGTCGTCCAGGAGGCCGGAGTGCAGCGCTGGAACGACAACGGCAGCGCCGACGTCCTGGTGGCCGCCACCGTCAAGACCACCGGACCCGACGGCAAGACGCCCATCGAAAGCGGAACCCGTTGGGTCGTCACGACTATCGAGGAGGGACAGCAGTGGAAGATCAGTCAACTGATTCAGGTGATCTGA
- a CDS encoding RDD family protein, which yields MTALLDAALDTPPAAKDAVRYASWPARAGALALDVLPGVALITTMALLAVTTTHGSWLWWVFTAVMALAAMATFANRWLAPAITGWTLGRAVAGIRVTTADGAAAGSPRLLLRDLAHLLDTASLLVGWFWPLGDKRHRTFADLLVRTEVRVVDAPQANVRRLAAVILIATAVLGAGGAGLGYWQVYREDRAVEQARSEIAQQGPRIVEQLLSYGQQTVVDDFAKAQSLATDQYRPQLVQQQQAVQKAGVTDNEYWAVSSAVLSATKDHAAMLLALQGQRGSDPNTLKFITATVRADFEKSRDGRWQVATLTVLKKPLMGQAGPPGAAAPAAPAPPPGRPAPAPPNGGPGR from the coding sequence GTGACCGCTTTGCTCGACGCAGCTCTCGACACGCCGCCCGCCGCGAAGGACGCCGTCCGCTACGCGTCCTGGCCCGCCCGCGCCGGGGCCCTGGCGCTCGACGTCCTGCCCGGCGTCGCGCTGATCACGACGATGGCGTTGCTCGCCGTCACCACGACGCACGGATCGTGGCTGTGGTGGGTGTTCACGGCGGTGATGGCGCTGGCGGCCATGGCCACGTTCGCCAATCGCTGGCTGGCACCGGCGATCACGGGCTGGACGCTGGGCCGCGCCGTGGCGGGCATCCGCGTCACGACCGCCGACGGCGCGGCCGCGGGCAGTCCCCGGTTGCTCCTTCGCGACCTCGCTCACCTGCTCGACACCGCGTCGCTGCTCGTCGGGTGGTTCTGGCCGCTCGGCGACAAGCGGCACCGCACGTTCGCAGATCTGTTGGTGCGCACCGAGGTTCGCGTCGTCGACGCGCCGCAGGCCAACGTCCGGCGCCTGGCCGCCGTCATACTGATCGCGACGGCCGTCCTCGGTGCGGGCGGCGCAGGGCTGGGCTACTGGCAGGTGTACCGCGAGGACCGCGCCGTCGAGCAGGCCCGGTCCGAGATCGCCCAGCAGGGTCCGCGCATCGTGGAGCAACTGCTGAGCTACGGGCAGCAGACGGTGGTCGACGACTTCGCGAAGGCGCAGAGCCTGGCCACCGACCAGTACCGTCCCCAGCTCGTCCAGCAGCAGCAGGCCGTGCAGAAGGCGGGTGTCACCGACAACGAGTACTGGGCGGTGAGCAGTGCCGTGCTGTCCGCGACGAAGGACCACGCGGCGATGTTGCTGGCACTGCAGGGGCAGCGCGGGTCAGACCCCAATACGCTGAAGTTCATCACCGCGACCGTGCGCGCGGACTTCGAGAAGTCCAGGGACGGCCGGTGGCAGGTCGCCACCCTCACCGTGTTGAAGAAGCCGCTGATGGGTCAGGCCGGGCCGCCGGGGGCAGCCGCGCCCGCTGCGCCCGCCCCGCCGCCGGGTCGGCCCGCACCCGCTCCGCCGAACGGCGGGCCGGGCCGATGA
- a CDS encoding virulence factor Mce family protein, whose protein sequence is MLTRFVKIQLVIFTILTVIALVVLGWYYLKLPSLAGIGQYELKADLPRSGGLYATANVTYLGTQIGKVTQVVPTERGAEATMSIDSKYKIPVDASANVHSVSAIGEQYLDLVSTTDKPSKYLAPGSTITKSTVPSEVGPALDAANNGLAALPRDKIDSLLTETSQAVGGLGPALQRLVDSTTAIASDLKDNLKPVDDIVDNAAPLLNSQVESGDAISRWAKNLNTIASQTAEQDQALRSGLEQAAPTADQVAAVFSDVRESLPQTLANLAVVADLLKRYHAGIEQALVILPQGATVAQAATIFPGEGLLHVGLSLGQPAPCLTGFLPASQWRAPADTSTKPLPDGLYCKIPKDTPANVVRGARNYPCVDVPGKRAATPEECRSNAPYEPMGTNPWYGDPNQILTCPAPAARCDQPVKPGYVIPAPTINNGLNPLPADQVPPSPQPTSDPLTAPGQGTVACSGQQPNPCIYTPAAGPTAIYNPQSGDVDGPDGIKYSVTNSSDPGENGWKEMLAPAG, encoded by the coding sequence ATGCTGACCCGCTTCGTCAAGATCCAGTTGGTGATCTTCACCATCCTGACCGTCATCGCGCTGGTCGTCCTCGGCTGGTACTACCTGAAGTTGCCCAGCTTGGCGGGCATCGGACAGTACGAGCTGAAGGCCGACCTGCCGCGCTCCGGTGGCCTCTACGCGACCGCGAACGTGACGTACCTCGGCACCCAGATCGGCAAGGTCACCCAGGTGGTCCCCACCGAGCGCGGCGCCGAGGCGACCATGAGCATCGACAGCAAGTACAAGATCCCCGTCGATGCCTCGGCCAACGTGCACTCGGTCTCGGCGATCGGTGAGCAGTACCTCGATCTGGTGTCGACGACGGACAAGCCAAGCAAGTACCTGGCGCCGGGATCGACGATCACCAAGAGCACGGTGCCCAGCGAGGTCGGCCCGGCGCTCGACGCCGCCAACAACGGGCTGGCGGCGTTGCCGAGGGACAAGATCGACTCGCTGCTGACCGAGACCTCGCAGGCGGTCGGTGGGCTCGGTCCGGCGCTGCAACGGCTGGTGGACTCGACGACCGCCATCGCCAGCGACCTCAAGGACAACCTCAAACCGGTCGACGACATCGTCGACAACGCCGCGCCGCTGCTCAACAGCCAGGTCGAGTCGGGCGATGCGATCTCGCGATGGGCGAAGAACCTCAACACCATCGCCTCGCAGACGGCCGAGCAGGACCAGGCGCTGCGCAGCGGCCTCGAGCAGGCCGCACCGACGGCCGATCAGGTCGCGGCCGTGTTCTCCGACGTACGGGAGTCGCTGCCGCAGACGCTGGCGAACTTGGCCGTGGTCGCCGACCTGTTGAAGCGCTATCACGCGGGCATCGAGCAGGCGCTGGTGATCCTGCCGCAGGGAGCGACGGTGGCGCAGGCCGCGACCATCTTCCCGGGCGAGGGTCTGCTGCACGTCGGGCTGTCGCTGGGGCAGCCGGCGCCGTGTCTGACCGGGTTCCTGCCCGCGTCGCAGTGGCGGGCTCCGGCCGACACCAGCACCAAGCCGCTGCCGGACGGGTTGTACTGCAAGATCCCGAAGGACACCCCGGCCAACGTCGTCCGCGGTGCGCGCAACTATCCGTGCGTCGACGTCCCCGGCAAACGAGCCGCGACACCCGAGGAGTGCCGCAGCAACGCGCCCTACGAGCCGATGGGCACCAACCCCTGGTACGGCGACCCGAACCAGATCCTGACGTGCCCGGCGCCCGCGGCGCGCTGTGACCAGCCGGTCAAGCCCGGCTACGTGATCCCGGCCCCGACGATCAACAACGGCCTCAACCCGTTGCCCGCCGATCAGGTGCCGCCGTCACCGCAGCCGACCAGCGACCCGCTTACCGCCCCTGGCCAGGGCACGGTCGCCTGCAGTGGCCAGCAACCCAACCCGTGCATCTACACTCCGGCAGCAGGTCCTACGGCGATCTACAACCCGCAAAGCGGTGACGTCGACGGGCCAGACGGAATCAAGTACTCCGTCACCAACTCAAGCGATCCAGGAGAAAACGGATGGAAGGAGATGCTGGCACCAGCCGGCTGA
- a CDS encoding virulence factor Mce family protein: MLERLKPTSRTLRTVAKRGGALLAAALILTSCGWKGIANVPVPGGAGTGSNSMTIYVQMPDTLALNVNSRVRVADVFVGSVRAIELKNWVATLTLDVEPGLKLPADTRAAIGQTSLLGSQHVELTPPPNASGPLLKNGDTIPLDHSSAFPTTERTLASIGTILSGGGIPNLETIQNEVFNALNGRGDQIREFLGRLDTFTAELNDQRADLTRAIDSTDRLITIVAQRNDTLDRVLTEFPPLIKHFADTRDLIGDAVVALGRVSKATNDALSQANPDIHTNLQNLQRPLVQLGKASPYLLGALNVIGTAPFSIENVPKAIRGDYINVSLNVDLTLSAIDNGFLSGTGVSGLLRALEQSWGRDPNTMIPDVRFTPNPHDAPGGPLVERGE; the protein is encoded by the coding sequence ATGCTCGAGCGTCTGAAGCCAACGTCGCGGACGTTGCGGACCGTCGCCAAGCGCGGTGGGGCGCTGCTCGCCGCGGCCCTGATCCTGACCTCGTGCGGGTGGAAGGGCATCGCCAACGTGCCGGTGCCCGGTGGGGCCGGCACGGGATCGAACAGCATGACGATCTACGTGCAGATGCCGGATACGTTGGCGCTCAACGTCAATAGCCGGGTCCGGGTGGCCGACGTCTTCGTCGGCAGTGTCCGGGCGATCGAGCTGAAGAACTGGGTCGCGACGCTCACGCTGGACGTCGAACCCGGTCTGAAGCTGCCCGCGGACACGCGCGCGGCGATCGGCCAAACGTCGCTGCTCGGCTCTCAGCACGTGGAGCTGACGCCGCCGCCGAACGCCTCCGGGCCGTTGCTCAAGAACGGCGACACCATTCCGCTCGACCACTCCAGTGCGTTCCCGACCACGGAGCGAACGCTGGCCAGCATCGGCACCATCCTCAGCGGCGGCGGCATCCCGAACCTGGAGACCATCCAGAACGAGGTCTTCAACGCCCTGAACGGCCGCGGTGACCAGATCCGAGAATTCCTCGGCCGCCTCGACACCTTCACCGCGGAGCTCAACGACCAGCGCGCGGACCTGACCCGCGCGATCGACTCGACCGACCGGCTGATCACGATCGTCGCCCAACGCAACGACACCCTGGACCGCGTGCTGACGGAGTTCCCGCCGCTGATCAAGCACTTCGCGGACACCCGGGACCTGATCGGTGACGCGGTGGTCGCCCTGGGTCGCGTCAGCAAGGCCACCAATGATGCGCTGTCACAGGCGAATCCGGACATTCATACCAACCTGCAGAATCTGCAGCGGCCGTTGGTCCAGCTGGGCAAGGCCTCGCCCTACCTGCTGGGCGCGCTGAACGTCATCGGCACGGCACCCTTCAGCATCGAGAACGTGCCGAAGGCGATCCGCGGCGACTACATCAACGTGTCCCTGAACGTGGATCTCACACTGTCGGCGATCGACAACGGATTCCTCAGTGGCACAGGGGTTTCGGGCCTGCTGCGCGCTCTCGAGCAGTCGTGGGGCCGGGATCCGAACACGATGATTCCGGACGTGCGGTTCACCCCGAACCCGCACGACGCGCCCGGCGGACCGCTGGTCGAGAGAGGTGAGTGA
- a CDS encoding virulence factor Mce family protein, with the protein MSTIFNVRNMKMPALTKGSIIIGTLLLIVVVVAAYLGYRLYEKLTYTTVVAEFPQTLALYPGDKVQIMGVRVGSIQKIEPAGDKMRVTFDYESKYKVPANATASILNPSLVASRTIQLAPPYTGGPVMQDGATIPEDRTQVPVEYDQLRNSLDRILTDLGPTKQQPRGPIGDVIESFSDGLAGKGEQINKTLNSLSEALTTLNTGRGDLFGVVKSLALFINALYKSDQQFVALNDNLAQFTNAFTNSDREVANAVRDLNTLLTTTRGFLDKNSKVLTKDVDNLSDVTSAILQPEPFKGLETGLHVYPNLAANIVNISSPNAGGIVGLPTVNQFANPMQFLCSSIQAGSRLGYQDSAELCAQYLAPILDAIKFNTLPFGLNNFNTAMTLPKQIAYSEPRLQPPPGYKDTTVPGVFSRDTLFSHGNHEPGWTVAPGMQGIQVQPFTQNMLTPESLGELMGGPDIVAPPAPPAFGVSDGRLPGPPDAYSENNPLPPPWYPQPGPPPAPAPGVVPGDPVGAVTPAGGPAPGPAPAGPPLPAESGAG; encoded by the coding sequence ATGTCGACGATCTTCAACGTCCGCAACATGAAGATGCCCGCCCTGACCAAGGGTTCGATCATCATCGGCACGCTGCTGCTGATCGTGGTGGTGGTTGCCGCGTACCTCGGCTACCGGCTCTACGAGAAGCTGACCTACACGACGGTGGTGGCGGAGTTCCCGCAGACGCTGGCGCTGTACCCCGGCGACAAGGTCCAGATCATGGGCGTGCGGGTCGGGTCGATCCAGAAGATCGAGCCCGCCGGGGACAAGATGCGGGTGACGTTCGACTATGAGTCCAAGTACAAGGTGCCGGCCAACGCCACCGCGTCGATCCTCAACCCGAGCCTGGTCGCGTCGCGCACGATCCAGCTGGCCCCGCCCTACACCGGCGGCCCCGTCATGCAGGACGGCGCGACCATCCCCGAGGACCGCACGCAGGTGCCGGTCGAGTACGACCAGTTGCGCAACTCGCTCGACCGCATCCTGACCGACCTTGGCCCGACCAAGCAGCAACCGAGGGGCCCGATCGGTGACGTCATCGAGTCGTTCTCCGACGGCCTGGCCGGCAAGGGCGAGCAGATCAACAAGACGTTGAACAGCCTGTCCGAGGCGTTGACGACGTTGAACACCGGCCGTGGTGACCTGTTCGGCGTGGTGAAGAGCCTGGCGCTGTTCATCAATGCGCTCTATAAGAGCGATCAGCAGTTCGTCGCCCTCAACGACAACCTGGCGCAGTTCACGAACGCGTTCACCAACTCCGACCGCGAGGTGGCCAACGCGGTCCGCGACCTCAACACGCTGCTGACGACGACGCGTGGCTTCCTCGACAAGAACTCCAAGGTGCTGACGAAGGACGTCGACAACCTGTCCGACGTGACGAGCGCGATCCTGCAGCCCGAGCCGTTCAAGGGTCTCGAGACCGGCCTGCACGTCTACCCGAACCTCGCGGCCAACATCGTCAACATCTCCTCGCCGAACGCGGGTGGCATCGTCGGCCTGCCGACGGTCAACCAGTTCGCGAACCCGATGCAGTTCCTGTGCAGTTCGATTCAGGCGGGTAGCCGTCTGGGCTACCAGGATTCGGCGGAGCTGTGCGCGCAGTACCTCGCGCCGATCCTCGATGCGATCAAGTTCAACACGCTGCCGTTCGGCCTGAACAACTTCAACACCGCGATGACGCTGCCCAAGCAGATCGCCTACTCCGAGCCGCGCCTGCAGCCGCCGCCCGGCTATAAGGACACGACGGTGCCGGGCGTCTTCTCCCGCGACACGCTGTTCTCCCACGGCAACCACGAGCCGGGCTGGACCGTGGCACCCGGCATGCAGGGCATCCAGGTGCAGCCGTTCACCCAGAACATGCTGACCCCGGAGTCCCTCGGCGAGCTCATGGGCGGCCCGGACATCGTGGCGCCGCCCGCACCGCCTGCGTTCGGGGTGAGCGACGGCCGCCTGCCCGGCCCGCCGGACGCCTACAGCGAGAACAACCCGCTGCCGCCGCCGTGGTATCCGCAGCCCGGCCCGCCGCCGGCGCCCGCACCGGGCGTCGTCCCCGGTGATCCGGTCGGCGCCGTCACCCCCGCGGGCGGCCCGGCACCCGGTCCCGCGCCCGCTGGACCACCGCTACCCGCTGAATCAGGAGCCGGCTGA
- a CDS encoding virulence factor Mce family protein encodes MRTLEGNNRIRNGLMGIIILVLVIGVGQSFASVPMIFAQPHYYAQFTDSAGINPGDKVRIAGVDVGQVQSLAIDGDKVLIGYTLDGTKIGTDSRANIRTDTILGRKNLEIEPRGSKALGANGVLPVAQTTTPYQIYDAFSDLTKVAGGTDTATLKQALNVLSDTIDQTYPHLSSALVGVQRFSDTIGKRDEDIRHLLSNANKIAGILGSRSGQINTLFVNANTLLATVNERSAAIDQLLQHVSEFSTQVKGFIDDNPNLNKVLTQLQTISDVLVARKFDLVDTLTSLSKFTASLAEAIASGPYFKVMIVNLLPYQIIQPWVDAAFKKRGIDPNEFWRNAGLPSFRYPDPNGQRQANGAPPPAPTPLEGTPEHPGPAVIAGSPCSYAPGPGNFPTPQNPLPCAQTDTGPFGPNPYGANDYGAPDVMGLPPNPNAPPPAPGVPSAAFPGEYSPPVEGTPPPSFAPGNPGARTVPATPGPSDPYIAPGSLQGDGTSPLPPALTGPPPPPGPGPQLPPAGTPPLPGNPPFLPPGSQG; translated from the coding sequence ATGAGGACTCTCGAGGGCAACAACCGGATCCGCAACGGGTTGATGGGCATCATCATCCTGGTGCTCGTGATCGGTGTCGGGCAGAGCTTTGCGAGCGTGCCGATGATCTTCGCGCAGCCCCACTACTACGCGCAGTTCACCGACTCAGCCGGCATCAACCCCGGGGACAAGGTGCGCATCGCCGGCGTCGACGTCGGGCAGGTCCAGTCGTTGGCGATCGACGGTGACAAGGTGCTCATCGGCTACACGCTCGACGGCACGAAGATCGGCACGGACAGCCGCGCCAACATCCGCACCGACACGATCCTCGGGCGCAAGAACCTCGAGATCGAGCCGAGGGGCTCGAAGGCGTTGGGCGCCAACGGAGTACTGCCGGTCGCGCAGACCACGACGCCCTACCAGATCTACGATGCGTTCTCCGACCTCACCAAGGTCGCGGGCGGCACGGACACGGCGACGCTGAAGCAGGCGCTGAACGTGCTGTCCGACACGATCGACCAGACCTACCCGCACCTCAGCTCGGCCCTCGTGGGCGTCCAGCGCTTCTCGGACACGATCGGCAAGCGCGACGAGGACATCAGGCACCTGCTGTCGAACGCCAACAAGATCGCCGGCATCCTCGGTAGTCGCAGCGGCCAGATCAACACGTTGTTCGTCAACGCCAACACCCTGCTGGCCACGGTCAACGAGCGCTCGGCCGCGATCGATCAGCTGCTGCAGCACGTGAGCGAATTCTCCACGCAGGTCAAGGGTTTCATCGACGACAACCCCAACCTGAACAAGGTCCTCACGCAGCTGCAGACCATCAGCGACGTGCTGGTGGCCCGCAAGTTCGACCTCGTCGACACGCTGACGTCGCTGAGCAAGTTCACCGCGTCACTGGCCGAGGCCATCGCCTCGGGCCCGTACTTCAAGGTCATGATCGTCAATCTCCTGCCGTACCAGATCATTCAGCCGTGGGTCGACGCCGCGTTCAAGAAGCGCGGCATCGATCCCAACGAGTTCTGGCGCAACGCGGGTCTGCCGTCGTTCCGCTACCCGGACCCCAACGGCCAGCGACAGGCCAACGGCGCACCGCCGCCCGCGCCGACGCCATTGGAGGGCACGCCGGAGCATCCCGGCCCCGCCGTGATCGCCGGCTCGCCGTGCTCATACGCGCCCGGCCCCGGCAACTTCCCGACGCCGCAGAACCCGCTGCCGTGCGCCCAGACCGACACCGGTCCGTTCGGCCCGAACCCCTACGGCGCCAACGACTATGGCGCGCCCGACGTGATGGGACTGCCGCCCAACCCGAACGCTCCGCCACCGGCGCCCGGCGTGCCGAGTGCGGCGTTCCCCGGCGAGTACTCACCGCCGGTGGAGGGCACCCCGCCGCCGTCGTTCGCGCCCGGAAACCCTGGCGCCAGAACGGTTCCCGCCACGCCTGGTCCGTCGGACCCCTACATCGCGCCCGGATCGCTGCAGGGTGACGGCACCTCGCCGCTGCCGCCCGCGCTGACCGGACCGCCGCCGCCACCGGGACCGGGCCCGCAGTTGCCGCCCGCGGGAACGCCTCCGCTGCCCGGCAATCCGCCGTTCCTTCCGCCCGGATCACAAGGTTAG
- a CDS encoding virulence factor Mce family protein → MRITGTAIKLGALSFVLLLFTALIVVVFGQLRFDRTTGYSAIFTNASGLRAGQFVRASGVEVGKVSKVELINGGNDVQVDFDVDRGLQLFQGTTASIRYLNLIGDRYMELKRGDDNRKLAPGSTIPSSRTEPALDLDALLGGFRPLFKALDPDKVNVISQAIVTIFQGQGGTINDILDQTASLTSALADRDQAIGEVVKNLNTVLDTTVKHQQQFDDTIKNFEVLVTGLKNRADPIASGLAQISDGTGSIADLLGENRPLLQKTVTDLEILQQPLVDQKAQLNDTLIKIPAALKIIGRAGGIYGDFFNFYACDITLKLNGLQPGGPVRTVRVTSQPSGRCTPQ, encoded by the coding sequence ATGAGAATCACCGGCACAGCGATCAAGCTCGGCGCACTGTCCTTCGTGCTGCTGCTGTTCACCGCACTCATCGTCGTGGTGTTCGGCCAGCTGCGGTTCGACCGCACCACGGGGTACTCGGCGATCTTCACCAATGCGAGCGGCCTGCGGGCCGGGCAGTTCGTCCGCGCGTCCGGTGTCGAGGTCGGCAAGGTCAGCAAGGTCGAGCTGATCAACGGCGGCAACGACGTTCAGGTGGACTTCGACGTCGACCGCGGATTGCAGCTCTTCCAGGGCACGACGGCCTCGATCCGCTACCTCAACCTCATCGGCGACCGCTACATGGAGCTCAAGCGCGGTGACGACAACCGCAAGCTCGCCCCGGGCAGCACCATCCCCAGCTCGCGCACCGAACCCGCGCTCGACCTCGACGCCCTGCTCGGTGGCTTCAGACCGCTGTTCAAGGCGCTCGACCCCGACAAGGTCAACGTCATCTCCCAGGCGATCGTCACGATCTTCCAGGGCCAGGGCGGCACGATCAACGACATCCTGGACCAGACGGCGTCGCTGACCTCGGCGCTCGCCGACCGCGACCAGGCGATTGGTGAGGTGGTCAAGAACCTCAACACGGTCCTGGACACCACGGTCAAGCACCAGCAGCAGTTCGACGACACCATCAAGAACTTCGAGGTGCTCGTCACCGGGTTGAAGAACCGCGCGGACCCGATCGCGTCCGGCCTGGCGCAGATCAGCGACGGCACCGGCTCGATCGCCGACCTGCTCGGGGAGAACCGGCCGCTGCTGCAGAAGACCGTCACCGACCTGGAGATCCTGCAGCAGCCGCTCGTCGACCAGAAGGCTCAACTGAACGACACGCTCATCAAGATCCCCGCCGCGCTGAAGATCATCGGGCGCGCGGGCGGCATCTACGGCGACTTCTTCAACTTCTATGCCTGTGACATCACCTTGAAGTTGAACGGCCTCCAGCCTGGTGGCCCGGTCCGTACGGTCAGGGTCACGTCACAGCCATCGGGTAGGTGCACACCGCAATGA
- a CDS encoding MCE family protein, with amino-acid sequence MTAPGQNQLPVNQPRTPPYKIAGIVLLVIALVVLALVWLQFRGDFQDPEKLTLISSRSGLSMDPGSKVTYNGVEIGRVADVTPTELNGKPAAKVLLDVDRKFTNLIPSNVDAQIKATTVFGNKYISFSTPKDPTPQRVSSSQPIVSSGVTTEFNTVFETIVSVAEKVDPVKLNQTLTATAQALDGLGTRFGQSIENGNTILADVNPRLPRLQQDNQLLSQTADIFANAAPDLFDALNNAVTTARTLNAEQKNTDEALMASVGFGNTAGEVFEKAGPYLVRSSRDLVTTSALLDEYSPMLFCTIRNYHDVDPKIASSLGGNGYSLNTHTEILGAGNPYVYPDNLPRVNAHGGPEGRPGCWQPVTRDLWPQPYLVMDDGASIAPYNHIGLGQPLANEYVWGRQIGENTINP; translated from the coding sequence ATGACCGCACCAGGCCAGAACCAGCTGCCCGTCAACCAGCCGCGGACGCCTCCGTACAAGATCGCGGGAATCGTCCTGCTGGTCATCGCGCTCGTCGTCCTGGCGCTGGTGTGGTTGCAGTTCCGTGGCGACTTCCAGGACCCCGAGAAACTGACCCTCATCTCGTCGCGGTCGGGCCTGTCGATGGACCCCGGCTCCAAGGTCACCTACAACGGCGTGGAGATCGGCCGCGTGGCCGACGTGACCCCGACCGAGCTCAATGGCAAACCCGCCGCCAAGGTCCTGCTCGACGTGGACCGCAAGTTCACCAACCTGATCCCGAGCAACGTCGACGCGCAGATCAAGGCGACCACGGTGTTCGGCAACAAGTACATCTCGTTCTCGACGCCGAAGGACCCCACCCCGCAGCGGGTGTCATCGTCCCAGCCGATCGTCTCGTCCGGGGTGACGACGGAGTTCAACACCGTCTTCGAGACCATCGTGTCGGTCGCGGAGAAGGTCGACCCCGTCAAGCTCAACCAGACTCTCACCGCGACGGCGCAGGCCCTCGACGGGCTGGGCACGCGCTTCGGCCAGTCGATCGAGAACGGCAACACGATCCTGGCCGACGTCAACCCGCGGCTGCCCCGACTGCAACAGGACAATCAGCTCCTGTCCCAGACCGCGGACATCTTCGCCAATGCCGCTCCGGACCTGTTCGACGCGCTGAACAACGCCGTCACGACCGCCAGGACGCTCAACGCCGAGCAGAAGAACACCGACGAGGCGCTGATGGCCTCGGTCGGCTTCGGCAACACCGCGGGTGAGGTCTTCGAGAAGGCCGGGCCGTACCTGGTCCGCAGTTCGCGCGACCTCGTCACCACCAGCGCCCTGCTCGACGAGTACAGCCCCATGCTGTTCTGCACCATCCGCAACTACCACGACGTCGACCCGAAGATCGCGTCGTCGCTCGGTGGCAACGGCTACTCCCTGAACACCCATACCGAGATCCTCGGCGCGGGCAACCCCTATGTGTATCCCGACAACCTGCCCCGGGTGAACGCCCACGGCGGGCCGGAGGGTAGGCCGGGTTGCTGGCAGCCCGTCACCCGTGACCTGTGGCCACAGCCCTACCTGGTGATGGACGACGGCGCGAGCATCGCCCCGTACAACCACATCGGTCTGGGTCAGCCCCTCGCCAACGAATACGTCTGGGGCCGTCAAATCGGGGAGAACACGATCAACCCATGA
- a CDS encoding MlaE family ABC transporter permease: protein MSTTAVLRSRFPRAVPRVERLAGTPGRFLDSVGHVAWFVVTAVGSIGHAFRFYRKEMLRLIAEIGMGTGAMAVIGGTVAIVGFVTLSGGSLIAIQGFASLGNIGVEAFTGFFAALVNVRIAAPVVAGQALAATVGAGATAELGAMRISEEIDALEVMGIKSISYLVSTRIMAGLVVIIPLYAMAIIMSFLSAQVTTTLFYGQSTGTYEHYFQTFLRPNDVAWSFVQAIIIAIIVMLNHCYYGFYASGGPVGVGEAVGRSMRASLIAIVLVVLFASLALYGTNANFNLTV from the coding sequence ATGTCGACCACCGCAGTCCTGCGGTCCCGGTTTCCCCGGGCCGTCCCCCGCGTCGAGCGGCTGGCGGGCACGCCGGGCCGCTTCCTCGACAGCGTCGGTCACGTCGCGTGGTTCGTCGTCACCGCCGTCGGCTCGATCGGGCACGCCTTCCGCTTCTACCGCAAGGAGATGCTGCGACTGATCGCCGAGATCGGCATGGGCACCGGTGCCATGGCGGTCATCGGCGGTACCGTCGCCATCGTCGGCTTCGTCACCCTGTCGGGCGGTTCGCTGATCGCCATCCAGGGTTTCGCGTCGCTGGGCAACATCGGCGTCGAGGCCTTCACCGGCTTCTTCGCCGCACTGGTCAACGTGCGCATTGCCGCGCCGGTCGTCGCCGGCCAGGCGCTGGCCGCCACGGTCGGGGCCGGTGCGACCGCCGAACTCGGCGCCATGCGCATCAGCGAAGAGATCGACGCCCTGGAAGTCATGGGCATCAAGTCGATCAGCTACCTGGTGTCGACGCGCATCATGGCCGGCCTCGTCGTCATCATCCCGCTCTACGCCATGGCGATCATCATGTCGTTCCTGTCGGCGCAGGTCACCACGACGCTGTTCTACGGCCAGTCGACGGGCACCTACGAGCACTACTTCCAGACGTTCCTGCGCCCCAACGACGTCGCCTGGTCCTTCGTGCAGGCCATCATCATCGCGATCATCGTCATGCTGAACCACTGCTACTACGGCTTCTACGCCAGCGGCGGCCCGGTGGGCGTCGGCGAGGCCGTCGGTCGCTCGATGCGGGCCTCGCTCATCGCGATCGTGCTCGTCGTCCTGTTCGCCTCGTTGGCGCTGTACGGCACCAACGCCAACTTCAACCTGACGGTGTAG